In Saccharicrinis fermentans DSM 9555 = JCM 21142, a genomic segment contains:
- a CDS encoding SH3 domain-containing protein: MKFVYPVDPKNGKDKLPVYLKGASNLTGYYPIGRMNTWHGGIHYEGNNPLKAISDGKIIAYRVPEKYYEETINNKTSKYSNGFVLIQHHYKSPDNKQELTFYSLYNHLSSFEEMEKKKFPNFLTVDSYVIASNAKDITKVKGVTIKSGRSGGLTLAVAPKGTVLTFEEEANNYSRRKVKYITPNGKEIIGYTWIKEYKGEQLVDVETGEVLSAVFEGSNGDKGANLREEANSDSAVIQLMPRGTSIEVDENDQGKTGWLKVKKVGGKRVTGYCHSEGLSVVDVVILTKENLIR; this comes from the coding sequence ATGAAGTTTGTATATCCAGTAGATCCTAAGAATGGAAAAGATAAGTTACCAGTTTATCTAAAGGGAGCATCTAATCTTACCGGTTATTATCCAATCGGCAGGATGAATACATGGCATGGAGGGATTCATTATGAGGGAAATAATCCATTAAAAGCCATTTCTGATGGTAAAATAATAGCCTATCGGGTACCCGAGAAATATTATGAAGAAACAATTAATAATAAGACAAGCAAATACTCCAATGGTTTTGTTTTAATACAACACCATTACAAAAGCCCCGATAATAAACAGGAATTAACGTTTTACTCACTATACAACCATCTGTCCAGTTTTGAAGAGATGGAAAAAAAGAAGTTTCCAAATTTTCTTACCGTTGATTCATATGTAATTGCCTCTAATGCCAAAGATATAACCAAGGTAAAAGGAGTCACCATTAAGTCTGGTCGTTCTGGTGGATTAACTTTGGCCGTTGCACCCAAGGGAACCGTGTTGACATTTGAAGAAGAAGCTAATAATTACAGTAGAAGAAAGGTTAAGTATATTACACCTAATGGGAAAGAAATAATTGGTTATACATGGATTAAAGAGTATAAAGGGGAACAACTTGTTGATGTTGAAACGGGAGAGGTTTTGTCTGCCGTTTTTGAAGGTTCAAACGGAGATAAAGGTGCTAATTTGCGGGAAGAAGCCAATAGTGATTCAGCTGTTATTCAGCTTATGCCGAGGGGAACCTCCATTGAAGTAGATGAAAATGACCAAGGAAAAACAGGGTGGCTCAAAGTAAAAAAAGTAGGTGGTAAAAGGGTTACCGGTTATTGCCATTCTGAAGGCTTAAGTGTGGTTGATGTAGTAATATTAACAAAAGAAAATCTAATAAGGTAA
- a CDS encoding glycoside hydrolase family protein, which yields MAFVKQMMRLGTNYDVIFPLDIKPQNDKNNSTYNGKEWYASAESNGTTFGASRDKGARKHAGRDLYASWGTPIRAMADGEVIEMTRNWFNNVGVISIAHKTTSGRKFICRYGEVDGSSIAFKKGQKVMQGDFIARIGFLKYPGKNKDMPPIQSPRGLRTNMLHFEFYSNGETHADIGVNLSSNIYRRKRTDLTDPLEILKEAYENSFEKAQPEKPNRVDIQNLRTSDKGIEFIKLFEGTHKSGGKHVVYDDHPKKEKAKATIGYGHLVSNTHKDGVTYLNNNELKNGISKTEYNNGIDENRADELLRQDLVTAENGVKRHIKVPLSQNEFDALVSLSFNSGADRLGQKKGGGDTQIKTLINKGEYYNGIDEIADITNGNTAGLVKRRQAEMTIFKSNYYAIKIP from the coding sequence GTGGCCTTTGTGAAGCAGATGATGAGGCTGGGAACGAACTATGATGTAATATTTCCTCTTGATATTAAACCTCAAAATGATAAGAATAATTCTACTTATAATGGAAAAGAATGGTATGCCTCAGCTGAGTCTAATGGCACAACCTTTGGCGCGTCACGTGATAAAGGTGCGAGAAAGCATGCCGGACGTGATTTATATGCAAGTTGGGGTACCCCTATCCGAGCAATGGCAGATGGTGAAGTTATTGAAATGACAAGAAACTGGTTTAACAATGTAGGTGTAATTTCAATAGCACATAAGACAACAAGTGGGCGTAAATTTATATGTAGATATGGAGAAGTTGATGGAAGCTCTATTGCTTTTAAGAAAGGACAAAAAGTAATGCAAGGTGACTTCATTGCGCGTATTGGATTTCTAAAATATCCTGGTAAAAATAAGGATATGCCTCCAATTCAGTCGCCAAGGGGACTAAGAACTAATATGCTTCATTTTGAGTTTTATTCTAATGGAGAAACGCATGCGGATATCGGAGTGAATTTATCAAGTAATATATACCGGCGTAAACGGACTGACTTAACCGATCCATTGGAAATACTAAAAGAAGCTTACGAAAATAGTTTCGAAAAAGCTCAACCTGAAAAACCTAATAGAGTGGATATTCAAAATTTACGCACTTCAGATAAAGGTATTGAGTTTATAAAGTTGTTTGAAGGAACCCACAAAAGCGGGGGGAAACATGTTGTTTATGATGATCATCCCAAAAAGGAAAAAGCAAAGGCAACAATTGGATACGGTCATTTAGTTTCAAATACCCATAAGGATGGTGTTACATATTTAAATAATAATGAATTAAAAAATGGAATTAGTAAAACGGAATATAATAATGGAATAGATGAAAATAGAGCAGATGAATTATTACGACAGGATTTGGTTACTGCAGAAAATGGAGTAAAAAGACACATTAAAGTACCTTTGAGTCAAAATGAGTTTGATGCTTTGGTAAGTTTAAGTTTTAATTCCGGAGCAGATCGGCTTGGCCAGAAAAAAGGAGGCGGAGATACTCAAATTAAAACATTAATTAACAAAGGGGAATATTATAATGGAATTGATGAAATAGCTGATATTACGAATGGCAATACAGCAGGATTAGTAAAACGTCGTCAAGCGGAAATGACTATTTTTAAATCGAATTATTACGCAATTAAAATACCGTAA
- a CDS encoding PAAR domain-containing protein, with protein sequence MAGKPIATVGSMHVCPMVTGYIPHMGGPVSGPGAPNVLINGKPVALMAICVYVWVLPTRSRKASPQFLSMEHLWLQWAA encoded by the coding sequence ATGGCCGGAAAACCGATAGCAACAGTGGGCAGCATGCATGTGTGCCCCATGGTAACAGGATATATTCCTCATATGGGAGGTCCCGTTTCAGGACCTGGTGCCCCCAACGTATTAATCAATGGTAAGCCTGTGGCACTGATGGCGATATGTGTGTATGTGTGGGTCCTCCCGACACGGTCGCGCAAGGCGAGCCCACAGTTCTTATCAATGGAACACCTGTGGCTACAATGGGCAGCATGA
- a CDS encoding SH3 domain-containing protein, protein MKFVYPVDPKNGKDKLPVYLKGASNLTGYYPIGRMNTWHGGIHYEGNNPLKAISDGKIIAYRVPEKYYEETINNKTSKYSNGFVLIQHHYKNPDNKQELTFYSLYNHLSSFEEMEKKKFPNFLTVDSYVIADNAKDITKVKGVTIKSGRSGGLTLAVAPKGTVLTFEEEANNYSRRKVKYITPNGKEIIGYTWIKEYKGEQLVDVETGEVLSAVFEGSNGDKGANLREEANSDSAVIQLMPRGTSIEVDENDQGKTGWLKVKKVGGKRVTGYCHSAGLSVVDVVILKKENLNKVISNECYEVKAGEIIGYAGLNGFEKKEAYRGAHVEVFTPDDVTSFLNYNGEDDKNKNFAKLTEGTELKKKMPLKLIKNLPVKKTGKTFEGYTEVEIDNLEVVVMDRYKELPTIYDDASKIYTFSNESNSVDNAERLNEFNKVVGDIAQMGDNVWLKEQLQGKQRRVIYQNPNKGQIFWVKNEDLEEKTLTFSIQTTASNKVATAQTAPAVANGVSQDGLANGTGTSEVVVPEAQANSATTTETKIYLRLNKELSEVYLISPEDDNINTKIEADVIVNIKEGKVYKDKDEKEWYLLEPIGLKKTGVAIQYKGLISEDELGEKFSAYNWSKFGFEVKEDASNTYIYDFEKKQPFFEEICNIVDVDGDGILEPYELQRALNNHYIANKLSHLVCKHHNEWAYSGQYLSPLIEELDQFYEKALKKDADGKELENQQELDAIREERKEAFKAKVEQLALWEGIEARKSSYRSKWVNGALVTSPITMGPYLAYKFGKWVYEKMTSEDEPEQEIPLSPFPIANPVVYHFHPVAFVEQMRRMGTVCIINRDFFYENYLAEFGEINDELKNNLEIIFEGIEKYETSKGLAFSEKQVAYILATIKHETGYFKPVIESYWSTEAVRKKYYEDMYDPVLGKNQTRRNMALNNENATEGDGVKYAGKGYVQITWKKNYRKAKEKFGVDFVGSPELALVPKYAIDIALYGFDSGMFTGKTIRDYINIDKCDYYNARRVINGTDAAATIESYAVKFEKCLEIR, encoded by the coding sequence ATGAAGTTTGTATATCCAGTAGATCCTAAGAATGGAAAAGATAAGTTACCAGTTTATCTAAAGGGAGCATCTAATCTTACCGGTTATTATCCAATCGGCAGGATGAATACATGGCATGGAGGGATTCATTATGAGGGAAATAATCCATTAAAAGCCATTTCTGATGGTAAAATAATAGCCTATCGGGTACCCGAGAAATATTATGAAGAAACAATTAATAATAAGACAAGCAAATACTCCAATGGTTTTGTTTTAATACAACACCACTACAAAAACCCCGATAATAAACAGGAATTAACGTTTTACTCACTATACAACCATCTGTCCAGTTTTGAAGAGATGGAAAAAAAGAAGTTTCCAAATTTTCTTACCGTTGATTCATATGTAATTGCCGATAATGCCAAAGATATAACCAAGGTAAAAGGAGTCACCATTAAGTCTGGTCGTTCTGGCGGATTAACTTTGGCCGTTGCACCCAAGGGTACCGTGTTGACATTTGAAGAAGAAGCTAATAATTACAGTAGAAGAAAGGTTAAGTATATTACACCTAATGGGAAAGAAATAATTGGTTATACATGGATTAAAGAGTATAAAGGGGAACAACTTGTTGATGTTGAAACGGGAGAGGTTTTGTCTGCCGTTTTTGAAGGTTCAAACGGAGATAAAGGTGCTAATTTGCGGGAGGAAGCCAATAGTGATTCAGCTGTTATTCAGCTTATGCCGAGGGGAACCTCCATTGAAGTAGATGAAAATGACCAAGGAAAAACAGGGTGGCTCAAAGTAAAAAAAGTAGGTGGTAAAAGGGTTACCGGTTATTGCCATTCTGCAGGCTTAAGTGTGGTTGATGTAGTAATATTAAAAAAAGAAAATCTAAATAAGGTAATCAGTAATGAATGTTACGAAGTAAAAGCAGGCGAAATTATTGGTTATGCCGGATTAAACGGATTTGAAAAAAAAGAAGCATATCGTGGGGCTCATGTAGAAGTATTTACCCCTGATGATGTAACTTCTTTTCTAAACTATAATGGAGAAGACGATAAAAATAAGAATTTTGCAAAGCTTACCGAAGGAACGGAACTTAAAAAGAAGATGCCTTTAAAGTTGATTAAAAACTTACCCGTAAAAAAGACAGGTAAAACTTTTGAAGGCTACACTGAAGTGGAGATTGATAATCTTGAAGTTGTTGTTATGGATAGATACAAAGAACTACCAACGATTTATGATGATGCTTCTAAAATATATACTTTTAGCAATGAGAGTAACTCAGTAGATAATGCAGAACGATTAAACGAGTTTAATAAGGTTGTAGGTGACATTGCTCAAATGGGTGATAATGTGTGGCTTAAAGAGCAATTGCAAGGGAAGCAAAGACGTGTTATTTACCAAAACCCAAACAAAGGACAAATCTTTTGGGTAAAAAACGAAGACTTAGAAGAAAAAACACTTACGTTCTCCATTCAAACTACTGCATCAAACAAGGTTGCCACTGCGCAAACAGCACCTGCAGTAGCAAACGGAGTTTCCCAAGATGGTTTGGCGAATGGAACAGGTACTTCAGAGGTAGTTGTTCCTGAGGCTCAAGCAAACAGCGCTACCACCACCGAAACCAAAATATATTTAAGGCTCAACAAAGAATTATCAGAAGTTTACCTCATCAGCCCGGAAGACGATAACATCAATACAAAAATAGAAGCCGATGTAATAGTAAACATCAAAGAAGGCAAAGTTTATAAAGACAAGGATGAAAAGGAATGGTATTTGCTTGAACCAATAGGACTTAAAAAAACAGGTGTTGCCATTCAATATAAAGGATTGATTAGCGAAGATGAACTGGGTGAAAAATTTTCGGCTTACAATTGGAGCAAATTTGGTTTCGAGGTGAAAGAAGATGCCAGCAATACATATATTTACGATTTTGAAAAAAAACAACCTTTTTTTGAAGAAATATGCAACATTGTTGATGTTGATGGCGATGGAATACTAGAACCATACGAACTGCAACGAGCATTAAACAACCATTACATCGCCAACAAGTTGTCGCACCTGGTATGTAAGCACCATAATGAGTGGGCTTATAGCGGCCAATATTTAAGTCCACTTATTGAGGAGCTTGATCAGTTTTATGAAAAAGCATTGAAGAAAGATGCTGATGGAAAGGAACTAGAAAACCAACAAGAACTAGATGCCATTAGAGAGGAGCGTAAAGAAGCTTTTAAGGCGAAAGTAGAACAGTTGGCGTTATGGGAAGGTATTGAAGCGCGCAAAAGCAGTTACCGTAGCAAATGGGTAAATGGTGCGTTAGTGACTTCCCCTATAACTATGGGGCCTTATTTGGCGTATAAATTTGGCAAATGGGTTTATGAAAAGATGACTTCAGAAGACGAGCCGGAACAAGAAATTCCTTTAAGCCCGTTTCCAATAGCTAATCCTGTGGTTTACCATTTCCACCCTGTGGCTTTTGTGGAGCAGATGAGGAGGATGGGGACAGTTTGCATCATTAATAGAGACTTTTTTTATGAGAATTATTTAGCTGAATTTGGAGAAATAAATGATGAACTTAAGAATAATCTTGAGATAATATTTGAGGGAATTGAAAAATATGAAACTAGTAAGGGCCTAGCTTTTTCCGAAAAACAAGTAGCTTATATCCTAGCTACTATTAAGCATGAAACAGGATATTTTAAACCTGTTATCGAAAGTTATTGGAGCACCGAGGCGGTAAGAAAAAAGTATTATGAAGATATGTATGATCCTGTACTTGGTAAAAATCAAACAAGGAGAAATATGGCATTAAATAATGAAAACGCCACAGAAGGAGATGGAGTAAAATATGCAGGGAAAGGTTATGTGCAAATCACTTGGAAAAAGAATTATAGAAAAGCGAAAGAAAAATTTGGCGTTGATTTTGTGGGAAGTCCAGAACTTGCATTAGTACCTAAGTATGCAATTGATATTGCACTTTATGGCTTTGATTCTGGTATGTTTACAGGTAAAACAATTCGTGATTATATCAATATTGATAAATGTGATTATTACAATGCAAGAAGAGTAATTAATGGGACGGATGCAGCTGCAACTATTGAAAGTTACGCAGTTAAGTTTGAAAAATGCTTAGAAATAAGGTGA
- a CDS encoding PAAR domain-containing protein has protein sequence MAGKPIATVGSMHVCPMVTGYIPHIGGPVSGPGAPNVLINGKPAALMGDMCVCVGPPDTVAQGEPTVLINGTPVATMGSMTAHGGSITVGEPTVMVGSATPGAKASLPLREIPFPTIRIIDRVGAVARGKSSQLREAEENQEQVREEAKKHGFLPDITFSH, from the coding sequence ATGGCCGGAAAACCGATAGCAACAGTGGGCAGTATGCATGTGTGCCCTATGGTAACTGGATATATTCCTCATATAGGAGGACCCGTTTCAGGACCTGGTGCCCCCAACGTATTAATCAATGGTAAGCCTGCGGCACTGATGGGCGATATGTGTGTATGTGTGGGTCCTCCCGACACGGTCGCGCAAGGCGAGCCCACAGTTCTTATCAATGGAACACCTGTGGCTACAATGGGCAGCATGACAGCCCATGGAGGTAGTATCACAGTAGGTGAACCAACCGTGATGGTGGGATCTGCCACCCCGGGAGCTAAGGCTAGTTTGCCACTACGAGAAATACCTTTTCCAACAATTCGTATTATTGATAGGGTGGGTGCTGTTGCGCGAGGTAAATCTTCGCAGCTAAGAGAAGCAGAAGAAAATCAAGAGCAAGTGCGAGAAGAGGCGAAAAAGCATGGTTTTTTACCAGATATTACTTTTAGTCATTAA
- a CDS encoding tetratricopeptide repeat protein, with protein sequence MKKNKSIYKYYLFITLVLSSCSPSKAQLKEVQLKKENENLLISFNASTVVLKNVLAEEANGYFKEGRNGSFYIIYEYYASFNKSMIIYSCFFNIRNIHVNKIIHFNYNDREGIPYGWIYYCNKKMLFDEVDYDKLTEIKSQMGYSCFTKSIDKCSVEIKSSKKTVRSIAVKNDEGIKLVIPLFYEDGSCIGEGVFQYKSDNWSDLSMSFPINKMEKNYFIFNKDIDAKNVVFFNNIAYYLERGKNYNESIYLLKKILDRFPNRTVAYINLGDAYWGLNKIEEAKQAYFKYIELMKRDGKESKIPQRILDRTRDQ encoded by the coding sequence ATGAAAAAAAATAAGAGTATATATAAGTATTATCTGTTTATTACATTGGTTTTATCTAGTTGTTCACCTTCAAAAGCGCAACTTAAGGAAGTTCAACTAAAAAAAGAAAATGAGAACCTTCTTATTAGCTTTAATGCAAGTACAGTTGTATTAAAAAATGTACTGGCTGAAGAAGCTAATGGATATTTTAAAGAAGGAAGAAATGGTAGCTTTTATATCATATATGAGTATTATGCATCTTTCAATAAATCAATGATAATATATTCTTGTTTTTTTAATATCAGGAATATACATGTGAATAAAATTATTCATTTTAATTATAATGACAGAGAAGGAATTCCTTATGGTTGGATATATTACTGTAATAAAAAAATGCTATTTGATGAAGTTGATTACGACAAATTAACAGAAATTAAAAGTCAAATGGGATATAGTTGTTTTACAAAAAGCATTGACAAATGTAGCGTAGAAATAAAGAGTTCTAAAAAAACGGTAAGAAGTATTGCTGTAAAAAATGATGAAGGCATAAAGTTGGTTATTCCCCTTTTTTATGAAGATGGAAGCTGTATCGGAGAAGGAGTCTTTCAATACAAATCGGATAATTGGAGTGACTTGAGTATGAGTTTTCCGATTAATAAAATGGAAAAGAACTACTTTATTTTTAATAAAGACATAGATGCGAAAAATGTTGTGTTTTTTAACAATATTGCCTATTATCTCGAACGTGGAAAAAATTACAATGAATCAATTTACCTTTTAAAAAAGATACTTGACAGATTTCCAAATCGCACTGTTGCCTACATAAATCTAGGAGATGCTTACTGGGGCTTAAACAAAATAGAAGAAGCTAAACAGGCCTATTTTAAATATATCGAACTAATGAAACGAGATGGTAAAGAAAGTAAAATACCGCAGCGGATTTTAGATAGGACAAGGGATCAATGA
- a CDS encoding PAAR domain-containing protein, whose protein sequence is MCVCVGPPDTVAQGEPTVLINGTPVATMGSMTAHGGSITVGEPTVMVGSATPGAKATMPLNKILNPYDAQVRLWDLMVCTQMLFEPVDSKRTIYTSYSTIGTTSSSTVKYYSFDVTMEFMKFLDIDSDIQTHALLYANGFKNGNPQNISSQRAYDIRTDDKSKNILKIRLVIPTAYRSQVSELSDIIFAVRINFNNNEKITFPFIYKNKERYLGAKADLGTLVPIFGTKQNEEIRIGSMADLKTKEIWG, encoded by the coding sequence ATGTGTGTATGTGTGGGTCCTCCCGACACGGTCGCGCAAGGCGAGCCCACAGTTCTTATCAATGGAACACCTGTGGCTACAATGGGCAGCATGACAGCCCATGGAGGTAGTATCACAGTAGGTGAACCAACCGTGATGGTGGGATCAGCCACCCCGGGAGCTAAGGCTACTATGCCGCTCAATAAGATTCTGAACCCTTATGATGCTCAGGTACGATTGTGGGATTTAATGGTTTGTACCCAAATGCTTTTTGAACCGGTTGACTCAAAACGAACAATTTATACGTCGTATTCAACTATTGGTACTACAAGTTCATCTACTGTAAAGTACTATAGTTTTGATGTAACTATGGAGTTTATGAAGTTCTTAGATATAGATAGCGATATACAAACCCATGCTTTGTTGTATGCTAATGGGTTTAAAAATGGCAATCCCCAAAATATTTCATCGCAGCGTGCCTATGATATAAGGACCGACGATAAAAGTAAAAATATTTTAAAAATAAGATTGGTTATTCCTACTGCTTATCGGAGTCAGGTTTCAGAACTTAGTGATATTATATTTGCAGTACGTATTAATTTTAATAACAATGAAAAAATAACCTTTCCGTTTATTTACAAAAATAAAGAAAGGTATTTAGGGGCAAAAGCCGACTTGGGTACATTGGTTCCTATATTTGGTACCAAGCAAAATGAAGAAATAAGAATAGGATCAATGGCAGACCTTAAAACAAAAGAAATATGGGGTTAA
- a CDS encoding phage baseplate assembly protein V: MGLKGSVHNNVVIISYAARYKETSYGFMSRLAALCGDWFYYDGKKLVLGNPRIENDTRAAFDMEISEIQISASVGNLKTEHYDYDATENDYKEDAPVSNIDGINSYMRVAKDRNDAFFPNASKLPTDRFMVDENDIMAQMRATFSRNYSKMSVMNAKSNTCAIRLGELVTTRLPESLQQDVGPDLGRYRVIEINHEIDKEGIYSNHFKGVAGMTESLPIDHIKQPVAFPEVATVVENEDPNTQGRVKVRFLWMSEDQSSNWIRVQAQNVGLLER; encoded by the coding sequence TTGGGGTTGAAAGGTTCTGTGCATAACAATGTGGTTATCATTTCCTATGCAGCACGATATAAGGAGACCAGCTATGGTTTTATGTCGCGCCTCGCTGCTTTATGTGGCGACTGGTTTTACTACGATGGTAAAAAATTGGTATTGGGTAATCCCCGTATCGAGAATGATACCAGAGCAGCCTTTGATATGGAAATAAGTGAGATACAGATTTCTGCATCGGTGGGTAACCTGAAAACAGAGCATTATGATTATGATGCTACGGAGAATGATTATAAAGAGGATGCACCAGTGAGTAATATCGATGGGATAAACAGCTATATGAGGGTAGCTAAGGACAGGAACGATGCCTTCTTTCCCAATGCATCGAAACTGCCTACGGATCGTTTTATGGTGGATGAGAACGATATCATGGCTCAGATGCGTGCTACATTTAGTCGTAACTATTCAAAAATGTCGGTGATGAATGCCAAGAGTAATACCTGTGCCATCCGTCTGGGAGAGCTGGTTACTACGCGTTTGCCCGAATCCTTACAGCAGGATGTGGGTCCCGACTTAGGTCGTTACAGGGTGATTGAAATCAATCATGAAATTGATAAAGAGGGGATTTATTCTAATCATTTTAAAGGTGTGGCAGGTATGACTGAGAGCTTGCCCATCGATCATATTAAACAACCTGTAGCTTTCCCTGAGGTAGCCACTGTGGTGGAGAATGAAGATCCCAATACTCAAGGGCGTGTGAAAGTGCGTTTCCTCTGGATGAGTGAAGACCAAAGTAGTAACTGGATACGTGTGCAAGCACAGAATGTTGGCTTGTTAGAGCGTTAG